CGAGTTTATTCAAATCAAGTATAGGCGGCACGTAACCATCCAGCAGGCTCCTCAGTCCCTGCAGGCCGCTTTTAGGATACGGCTGCACTGCTATTATCTGTGTCCCGGGGTTATGCTCCTTTAAACGTCTGCCGGCCCCCATAAGAGTTCCGCCGGTGCCAAGACCTGCAACGAAATAATCAATAGGTTCCTGAACATCCCTGAGAATTTCCACTGCAGTAGAGTAATAATGGGCGCCGGGGTTATTGGGATTGCTGTATTGATCCAGCATGATATAGTCTTCATTTTCTTCTGCCATCTTCTTTGCAACCCTGATAGCGCCATTGGTGCCTTCATCACCAGGAGAAAGAACTATCTCAACACCAAATGCCTTCAGGACCTCACGCCTTTCAACGCTCATGCACTCAGGCATTACCGCAACAAGCCTGTAACCCTTGATCCTGGCCAGCATACCAAGGGATATGCCGGTATTGCCGCTCGTAGGTTCAAGGAGTATCTTGTCTTTTGAGAGAATACCTTCCCTCTCAGCGGTTTCAATCATATATTTTGCAATGCGGTCCTTAACACTCCCCGTAGGATTAGCCCCCTCAAGCTTTGCATATATCTTAACATTTTTATTGGGATTAAGCCTGCTTATCTCAACCAGCGGTGTATTCCCAATCGCATCTATAAGCGACTTATATAGCATACTTCCCTTTCTTATTACTCATTGCTGAGTACTCATTGATCATCGCTTCTTATACTTACTTACCTTCAACTACAATTTGCCTGAAATCTGCAAAGTTCAGGAATAAATCCCGCAGCATGCTCATCAATGATATCCTGTTGTTCCTCAAATTTGTATCCTTGTCCATTACAAGTACCTTGTCAAAGAAAAGGTCAACATCTGATTTTAAATCAGCGATTGAGGAGAATGCATTCCAATAATTATATTCCTTCTTCGCCAGCATAGCATTATATTCTGCTTTTTTATAAGCATCGTAAAGCCCTTTTTCCTCAGCCTCTTTTAAAAGCCCTTCTTTAAATATACTCATAAAATCAGCAGGGATTATATTCATCACACGTTTGAATGAAACAGTAAGGGCATCAAACTCCGGTTTGATCCTGTAGCGGTCCAGCGCCGTTATCCTGAGAAATGCATCATATGGATCATCAAGATCTGTTGAGATAACTGCCCTCACGCAATCATACCTGTATCCCTCTGCAACGACAAGTGTACTGAGTCTCTCTCTGAAGAATTCGATAACATTTTTTGTGATCTCATTATATCTTGCTTCGGCAATAATACCTTTGTAAGTAGAAAGACTTACCTCTGCCACTTTCTTCAAATCAACATGATGCCCACCCTTAATCAGTATATGGAGGATACCGATAGCCTGACGTCTCAACGCATAAGGGTCATTTGAACCGGTAGGAATATTCCCCGATCCAAAACATCCTGCTATATTA
The sequence above is a segment of the Nitrospirota bacterium genome. Coding sequences within it:
- a CDS encoding cysteine synthase family protein — protein: MLYKSLIDAIGNTPLVEISRLNPNKNVKIYAKLEGANPTGSVKDRIAKYMIETAEREGILSKDKILLEPTSGNTGISLGMLARIKGYRLVAVMPECMSVERREVLKAFGVEIVLSPGDEGTNGAIRVAKKMAEENEDYIMLDQYSNPNNPGAHYYSTAVEILRDVQEPIDYFVAGLGTGGTLMGAGRRLKEHNPGTQIIAVQPYPKSGLQGLRSLLDGYVPPILDLNKL